From one Chanodichthys erythropterus isolate Z2021 chromosome 3, ASM2448905v1, whole genome shotgun sequence genomic stretch:
- the LOC137006847 gene encoding gastrula zinc finger protein XlCGF57.1-like: protein MAFIKEETEDIKMEFIKEETEDIKMAFIKEEETKDMKIEETFSVKHEDTEEQTDLMALKEASLELNEREEKKHYNKHHDFMTGERLTQAKKCSSQKKGQKTGTKSHFTCQQCGKSFSGKGNLQVHTRIHTGEKPYTCQQCGKSFSQKGSLIGHMRIHTGESPFACEQCGKSFSGKGNLETHMRIHTGEKPFTCQQCGQSFTFKGNLKVHMRAHTGEKPHTCKQCGNSFSQKGSLIAHMRTHTGEKPFTCQQCGQSFTVKGSLTAHMRNHTGESPFTCEQCGKSISGKGNLEVHMRIHTGEKPFTCQQCGESFTHKGNLKVHMRTHTGEKPYTCTLCGNGFTREQNLREHMNIHTGEKPFTCDQCGKSFRFKGQLKCHMRIHSKENCFRSRRCGKSRGVKST from the exons AtggcgtttattaaagaggagactgaagacatAAAGATGGAGTTCattaaagaggagactgaagacataaagatggcgtttattaaagaggaagagactaaagacatgaagattgaagaaacattcagtgtgaaacatgaagatactgaggaacaaacag ACCTGATGGCACTGAAAGAGGCGAGTCTTGAACTTAATGAAAGGGAagagaaaaaacattacaataaacatCATGATTTCATGACTGGAGAAAGATTGACACAGGCTAAAAAGTGTTCCTcacaaaaaaaaggtcaaaagacaggaactaaaagtcatttcacctgccaacagtgtggaaagagtttcagtggaAAAGGAAACCTTCAAGTCCACacgagaattcacactggagaaaagccttacacctgccaacagtgtggaaagagtttcagtcaaaaaggaaGCCTTATAggccacatgagaattcacactggagagagtcCATTTGCCTGtgaacagtgtggaaagagtttcagtggaAAAGGAAACCTTGAAacccacatgagaattcacactggagagaaacctttcacctgtcaacagtgtggacagagtttcacatttaaaggaaaccttaaagtTCACATGAGagctcacactggagaaaagcctcacACCTGCAAACAATGTGGAAATagtttcagtcaaaaaggaaGCCTTATAGCccacatgagaactcacactggagagaaacctttcacctgtcaacagtgtggacagagtttcacTGTAAAAGGAAGCCTTACAGCCCACATGAGAAATCACACTGGAGAGAGTCCATTCACCTGtgaacagtgtggaaagagtatCAGTGGAAAAGGAAACCttgaagtccacatgagaattcacactggagagaaacctttcacCTGTCAACAGTGTGGAGAGAGTTTTACAcataaaggaaaccttaaagtccacatgagaactcacactggagaaaagccttacacctgcactCTGTGCGGGAATGGGTTCACACGTGAACAAAACCTTAGGGAGCACATGaatattcacactggagagaagccttttacatgtgatcagtgtggaaagagtttcagattTAAAGGTCAACTTAAGTGCCACATGAGGATTCACTCGAAAGAGAACTGTTTTAGAAGTCGTCGCTGTGGAAagagcagaggtgtaaagagtacctga